A stretch of the Sulfolobus acidocaldarius SUSAZ genome encodes the following:
- a CDS encoding CopG family transcripitonal regulator: MKKVVSVRLREDVVNKIDYFVSEMGLESRTDFLKQALDYYVKRKRSTAKGVL, from the coding sequence ATGAAAAAAGTTGTAAGCGTCAGACTCAGGGAAGACGTTGTAAACAAAATTGATTATTTTGTATCTGAAATGGGTTTAGAGAGCAGAACAGATTTTCTAAAACAAGCATTGGACTACTATGTCAAGAGAAAGAGGTCAACGGCTAAAGGAGTCCTTTAA
- a CDS encoding carbamoyl phosphate synthase small subunit — protein MDYYNNDTPGYIYLEDGTLMKGVGFGAKGIRVGEIVFTTSMNGYPESLTDPSYKGQILVITHPLIGNYGVPEKNYVNGILTNFESERIQAEGLVISELTEPFKWNSKQTLHEWLLSEGIPGVYGIDTRAVVKRVRSRGVMMGIIASGVEVNDPEEYLKKKYDEMNFIQYTSPKAPIIHQGKTGDVVVVVDCGIKHGILYQLYLRGFTVVRVPCNYNVDKIMDFYPKGLLFSNGPGNPNLLTDLVKNFREIIEYNLPTLGICLGHQIATMALGGKVKKMKFGHRAINKPVIDTTTGKSYITTHNHGYAILSKQDIPIHTRVWFYNPDDGTVEGWIHEKYNIITTQFHPEARPGPWDVTWVFDKFKKMVVGDA, from the coding sequence ATGGATTATTACAATAATGATACACCAGGATACATATATCTAGAAGATGGAACTTTAATGAAAGGAGTAGGCTTTGGTGCCAAGGGTATACGAGTCGGTGAAATAGTGTTTACAACGTCCATGAATGGCTACCCAGAGAGTTTGACTGATCCTTCCTATAAAGGGCAAATCCTTGTAATTACGCATCCCTTGATAGGAAATTATGGTGTTCCTGAGAAAAATTATGTTAATGGTATACTCACTAATTTTGAATCAGAGAGAATTCAAGCTGAAGGTCTAGTCATATCAGAACTAACAGAACCTTTCAAGTGGAACTCAAAACAAACTTTACATGAATGGCTTCTCAGCGAAGGAATTCCAGGTGTCTATGGAATAGACACTAGGGCAGTTGTAAAGAGAGTTAGATCAAGAGGAGTAATGATGGGAATAATCGCTTCAGGTGTTGAAGTAAATGATCCAGAGGAATATTTGAAGAAAAAATATGACGAAATGAACTTTATTCAGTATACCTCACCAAAGGCTCCTATAATTCACCAAGGTAAAACCGGTGATGTTGTAGTTGTAGTTGATTGCGGAATTAAACACGGGATTTTATATCAGTTGTATTTGAGAGGATTTACCGTGGTTAGAGTTCCTTGCAACTACAATGTAGACAAGATAATGGACTTTTATCCTAAAGGATTACTGTTTAGTAATGGTCCTGGGAATCCAAATCTTCTCACTGATTTGGTGAAAAACTTCAGAGAGATAATTGAGTACAATCTTCCCACATTAGGGATATGTTTGGGTCACCAGATAGCTACTATGGCTTTAGGAGGAAAAGTTAAGAAGATGAAGTTTGGTCATAGAGCTATCAACAAGCCTGTTATAGATACAACTACTGGAAAGAGCTACATTACCACCCATAATCATGGTTACGCAATACTTTCAAAACAAGATATTCCTATTCACACACGTGTTTGGTTTTACAATCCAGATGATGGAACAGTTGAGGGTTGGATACATGAAAAGTACAACATAATTACCACTCAGTTTCACCCTGAGGCGAGACCCGGTCCATGGGATGTAACTTGGGTTTTTGATAAATTTAAGAAAATGGTGGTAGGAGATGCGTGA
- a CDS encoding phosphoribosylaminoimidazole synthetase encodes MVSEYSKSGVNLDKLKQYHNFIANYLGSTKLEVGIGHYAGVIKFDNKYLAMHVDGVGTKTLLALKTGIIEPTGVDCIAMNVNDIVCVGARPIAVVDYLALEGEMDDVIQKVMKGLKAGAEEAEVSIIGGETAIMPGVIKGYDLSCSAIGIADTLKTGEDVRPGDVILGLASNGVHSNGYSLIRKLIDEGKLRLDEWAEELMKPTKIYVKSVLSVKDKIKAVAHITGGSFSKLRRITKFGISLKMPEPLDIFKTIESAGVSHEEMYKVFNMGVGMVIFVDKKLKDDVIDILAKRNDVVYELGIVTEGNGIKISTYKNSIVYL; translated from the coding sequence ATGGTGAGTGAATACAGTAAATCTGGCGTAAATTTGGATAAACTTAAGCAGTACCATAATTTCATAGCTAATTATTTGGGTTCAACCAAGCTTGAAGTGGGAATAGGACATTATGCTGGCGTGATAAAGTTTGATAATAAGTATTTGGCAATGCATGTGGATGGGGTAGGTACTAAGACTCTTTTAGCGCTAAAGACAGGTATCATTGAGCCCACGGGGGTTGACTGCATTGCTATGAACGTTAATGATATAGTTTGTGTGGGTGCAAGACCGATAGCTGTTGTTGATTATTTAGCTTTAGAAGGGGAAATGGATGACGTGATACAGAAAGTTATGAAGGGTTTGAAAGCAGGTGCTGAGGAGGCAGAGGTTAGTATTATAGGAGGTGAAACCGCAATAATGCCTGGTGTAATCAAAGGATATGATCTATCATGCTCTGCTATTGGAATTGCCGATACACTGAAAACTGGGGAGGATGTGAGACCTGGAGATGTGATTTTAGGCTTAGCTAGTAATGGGGTTCACTCTAACGGTTACTCTCTAATAAGGAAGTTGATAGATGAAGGAAAGTTAAGATTAGACGAATGGGCTGAAGAGTTAATGAAACCCACAAAAATCTATGTTAAATCAGTGTTGTCTGTTAAGGATAAAATTAAGGCTGTTGCCCATATAACTGGTGGTTCTTTTTCGAAGTTAAGAAGGATAACCAAGTTTGGAATATCTCTTAAAATGCCTGAGCCTTTGGATATATTTAAGACAATAGAGAGTGCGGGCGTTAGTCATGAGGAAATGTATAAGGTGTTCAATATGGGAGTTGGAATGGTGATTTTTGTGGATAAAAAATTGAAAGACGATGTTATTGATATCTTAGCAAAGAGAAATGACGTGGTTTACGAATTGGGAATAGTAACAGAAGGCAACGGTATAAAGATTTCAACCTACAAAAATTCTATTGTATATTTGTAA
- a CDS encoding argininosuccinate lyase — protein sequence MLYRRWGSDKDFVISYTSSSESDKEIVEEVKLTLKAHSIELYLSNYISKDTAKKIIRTINSFKDYTSSGYEDVHEALEDYIIKNIGEEGGWVGLGRSRNDHVATALRLRTREYIFDILEELYLLRKSLIDQAKKNLNTIMPSYTHFQPAQPTTLAHYFMYLEEELNTPWETLFNSLKLINRSPLGSGAIVGSNVKIDRKREAELLGFDDVLYNTISSTSSRIDFISVISSLALLMLVLGRFAEDMILLSSMFVNIIKLPDSHVSTSSLMPQKRNSVTMEILRTKVGECYGDLSSLIVIYKGLPSGYNLDLQEMNKHYWNCIKHVIPSIHITRDIIQNIQIKNFGEIQGLTATDLAEEMAISGIPYRKAYIDVANKIKAGTFVAGISYTKSIENKKVIGSPNPSILTQEIEIKEKRLDSQYEKFKQYKENVIEKMGQLGVIEDGLLQ from the coding sequence ATGTTATATAGAAGATGGGGCTCAGATAAAGATTTTGTAATTTCGTACACTTCCTCTAGTGAATCTGATAAAGAGATTGTAGAAGAAGTTAAGCTTACTTTAAAGGCGCACAGTATAGAACTATACTTATCTAATTACATCTCTAAGGATACTGCAAAAAAGATCATTCGTACAATAAATTCTTTCAAAGATTATACTTCCTCAGGTTATGAAGACGTTCATGAAGCTTTAGAGGATTATATCATAAAGAATATAGGAGAAGAGGGAGGTTGGGTTGGACTTGGTCGCAGTAGAAATGATCATGTAGCTACAGCCCTGAGACTAAGAACTAGAGAATATATTTTTGACATCCTAGAAGAACTTTACTTACTTAGAAAGTCCTTAATTGACCAGGCCAAGAAAAACCTAAACACGATTATGCCATCTTATACTCATTTCCAGCCTGCTCAACCCACTACTTTGGCTCATTACTTCATGTATTTGGAAGAAGAGTTAAACACACCATGGGAGACTTTGTTTAACTCCCTGAAACTAATAAATAGAAGTCCATTAGGTAGTGGAGCAATAGTAGGTAGTAATGTTAAGATAGACAGGAAGAGAGAGGCTGAATTGTTAGGTTTTGATGATGTACTTTATAATACAATATCGTCAACGTCCTCAAGGATAGATTTCATTAGTGTCATATCCTCTCTGGCATTACTAATGCTAGTGTTAGGAAGATTTGCCGAGGATATGATATTACTGTCTTCTATGTTTGTTAATATAATTAAACTTCCAGATAGTCATGTCAGTACTAGTAGCCTTATGCCCCAAAAAAGAAATAGTGTAACGATGGAGATCTTGAGAACAAAGGTGGGAGAATGTTATGGAGATTTATCGTCATTAATAGTGATTTATAAAGGTTTACCTTCTGGGTATAATCTGGATCTGCAGGAGATGAATAAACATTATTGGAATTGCATCAAACATGTGATACCATCAATACATATTACAAGAGACATAATTCAAAATATTCAAATCAAAAATTTTGGAGAAATACAAGGCTTAACAGCTACTGATTTAGCTGAAGAAATGGCTATTTCCGGCATTCCCTATCGAAAAGCTTATATAGATGTGGCAAACAAGATTAAAGCGGGCACTTTCGTAGCTGGAATTTCTTACACAAAATCCATAGAAAATAAAAAGGTAATTGGATCTCCCAATCCAAGTATATTGACGCAGGAAATTGAAATTAAAGAAAAGAGACTCGATAGTCAATATGAAAAATTTAAGCAATATAAGGAAAACGTTATAGAAAAAATGGGTCAATTAGGGGTGATAGAGGATGGATTATTACAATAA
- a CDS encoding haloacid dehalogenase, translating to MVTETLKTYISTVVPKLQDRFDAREKAFSISREIIRYAGEAISLSHRFRKDEALNKYKLALEKLDNLKKLIEKYPELLYGEIATAFQEVAEATIVISIYFNQNLLIATDLGIPDAFYILGIADAIGELRRKTLEHLRKKELEEAEKTYQMMEELYELLWELEYPKALVPNLRQKIDAMRRVLEETHHDIFLAYLR from the coding sequence ATGGTAACAGAAACCTTAAAGACTTACATATCAACTGTCGTACCTAAGTTACAAGATAGATTTGATGCAAGGGAAAAAGCATTTTCAATATCAAGGGAGATCATTAGATACGCAGGAGAGGCAATATCTTTATCACACAGATTCCGAAAAGATGAGGCGTTAAACAAGTACAAACTAGCACTAGAAAAACTGGACAATTTGAAAAAGCTAATAGAAAAATACCCTGAATTACTCTATGGTGAAATAGCAACTGCGTTCCAGGAAGTTGCAGAGGCAACAATTGTCATATCAATATATTTCAATCAAAATTTGCTAATAGCCACAGATTTGGGAATACCTGACGCTTTCTACATCCTAGGTATAGCTGATGCTATAGGAGAACTAAGAAGAAAAACACTAGAGCATCTAAGGAAGAAAGAGTTAGAAGAAGCAGAAAAGACTTACCAAATGATGGAGGAATTATATGAGTTGTTATGGGAGTTGGAATATCCTAAAGCTCTTGTTCCTAATTTGAGGCAAAAAATAGATGCAATGAGAAGAGTCTTAGAAGAAACACACCATGATATATTTTTAGCTTACCTTAGGTAA
- a CDS encoding 30S ribosomal protein S6 modification protein, with protein MRVALVVDIVRQEEKLIAKALEKFQLQYDVINVAQEPLPFNKALGRYDVAIIRPISMYRALYASAVLESAGVHTINSSDTISLCGDKILTYSKLYREGIPIPDSIIAMSSDAALKAYEQKGFPLIDKPPIGSWGRLVSLIRDIFEGKTIIEHRELMGNSALKVHIIQEYINYKSRDIRCIVIGSQLLGCYARNIPSNEWRANIALGGYPSQIEVDHRLRETVLKATSIIGGEFVSIDIMEHQSKNYVINEFNDVPEFKGFMLATNIDVAEELVSYVRNNYLR; from the coding sequence ATGAGAGTAGCGCTTGTCGTTGATATAGTAAGACAAGAGGAAAAACTAATTGCTAAAGCACTAGAAAAATTTCAATTACAGTATGATGTAATTAATGTGGCGCAAGAGCCCTTACCTTTTAACAAAGCCTTAGGCAGGTATGATGTGGCAATCATAAGACCTATAAGTATGTATAGGGCGCTCTACGCATCAGCAGTTTTGGAATCAGCTGGTGTTCACACCATAAACTCAAGTGATACCATTAGTTTATGTGGAGATAAGATTTTAACATACTCAAAGTTGTATAGAGAGGGCATACCAATACCTGACTCTATAATTGCCATGTCATCAGATGCTGCATTAAAAGCCTATGAACAAAAAGGATTTCCACTGATAGATAAACCACCCATAGGTAGCTGGGGAAGACTAGTATCTCTCATAAGGGACATTTTCGAAGGCAAAACCATAATCGAACATAGAGAGTTAATGGGCAACTCTGCTCTTAAAGTTCACATAATTCAGGAGTACATTAATTACAAAAGCAGAGACATAAGGTGTATTGTGATAGGTAGTCAGCTTCTAGGTTGTTATGCTAGGAATATACCTTCTAACGAATGGAGAGCAAATATTGCTTTAGGTGGTTATCCATCGCAGATAGAGGTAGACCATAGACTAAGAGAGACTGTATTAAAGGCTACGAGTATTATAGGTGGAGAGTTCGTATCCATAGATATAATGGAGCATCAATCTAAAAATTACGTTATAAACGAGTTTAATGACGTTCCAGAGTTCAAAGGATTTATGTTGGCCACCAACATTGATGTAGCGGAAGAGCTAGTGAGCTATGTGAGAAATAATTACCTAAGGTAA
- a CDS encoding argininosuccinate synthase, whose product MKIVLAYSGGLDTTVAIRWLRETFNADVTTVTVDVGQKDDFYQIEKRAYIAGAIKHYTIDAKKDFAERYISYAIKMNGLYEDIYPLSTALARPLIVEKVVEIAKKIGAEAIAHGSTSKGNDQVRFDLAVKALYPEAKIIAPARIWNMTRDKEIEYAKSKGIPIKTESSKYSIDENLWGRSIEGDIISDPSKVVPEDAFEWTKKTKDDKLKISLTFDKGLPVEVNGEKMDLLKVIQVLNELVGSRGFGRVEHLENRVVGFKSREVYEVPAALVLISAHKDLEKSTYTPLEFRFKRSLDGQWSDLVYQGLWFEPLRETIQLAGDNLNKWISGEVFIEIENGNMKILGRKGKFSPFSEEIASYNKGWYPSDEMARGFIEIFGMHSLVARKSRGI is encoded by the coding sequence ATGAAAATCGTACTTGCATACTCAGGAGGATTAGATACAACTGTAGCTATTAGATGGTTAAGGGAAACCTTCAACGCTGATGTTACAACAGTTACTGTGGATGTAGGTCAAAAAGATGATTTTTATCAAATAGAAAAAAGAGCTTATATAGCAGGTGCAATAAAACATTACACTATAGATGCAAAGAAAGATTTTGCAGAAAGATATATCTCATATGCAATAAAGATGAACGGTTTATATGAAGATATATACCCTCTTTCAACAGCCTTGGCAAGACCATTAATAGTTGAAAAGGTAGTTGAAATAGCCAAGAAAATAGGTGCAGAGGCAATCGCTCACGGCTCAACATCAAAAGGTAATGATCAGGTTAGATTTGATTTAGCGGTAAAGGCATTGTACCCTGAGGCAAAGATCATAGCACCTGCAAGAATATGGAATATGACAAGGGATAAGGAAATCGAATATGCTAAATCGAAAGGAATTCCAATAAAGACAGAAAGTAGTAAGTATAGTATAGATGAAAATCTTTGGGGAAGAAGTATAGAAGGAGATATAATTTCTGATCCATCAAAGGTGGTTCCAGAGGACGCATTTGAGTGGACTAAGAAGACAAAAGATGACAAACTTAAGATTTCCTTAACCTTTGATAAGGGTCTTCCTGTAGAAGTCAATGGAGAAAAAATGGATTTACTTAAGGTTATTCAAGTACTTAATGAGCTCGTTGGTTCAAGAGGTTTTGGAAGAGTTGAACATCTTGAAAACAGAGTAGTGGGCTTTAAGTCGAGGGAAGTCTATGAGGTACCTGCAGCACTAGTTTTAATTAGTGCTCATAAGGACTTAGAGAAATCAACTTACACTCCATTAGAATTTAGATTTAAGAGATCTCTTGATGGTCAGTGGAGTGATCTGGTTTATCAGGGTCTGTGGTTTGAGCCTCTACGAGAAACTATCCAGTTAGCTGGAGATAATCTAAATAAATGGATCTCTGGGGAGGTATTCATTGAGATTGAAAATGGTAACATGAAAATCTTAGGCAGAAAAGGAAAGTTCTCTCCATTTTCTGAGGAGATAGCAAGTTACAATAAGGGCTGGTATCCATCTGACGAGATGGCTAGAGGTTTCATAGAGATCTTTGGTATGCATTCATTGGTAGCCAGAAAATCGAGAGGGATATGA
- a CDS encoding carbamoyl phosphate synthase large subunit has product MRENVKRVLVIGSGPIKIAEAAEFDYSGSQALKALKEEGIETILVNSNVATVQTSRKFADKLYMIPVTWWTVEKVIEKERPDAIMIGFGGQTALNVGVDLYKKEILKKYGVKVLGTPVEGIERALSREKFRETMINVNLPVPPSLSARSEEEALEKARQIGYPVMVRVSFNLGGRGSTVAWSEEDLKRDIGRALSQSYIHEVLIEKYLHHWIELEYEVMRDKHGNSAVIACIENLDPMGVHTGESTVIAPCQTLDNKEFQDMRSMSIDVAKSIDLVGECNVQFALNPIAYEYYIIETNPRMSRSSALASKATGYPLAYVSAKLALGYDLYEVLNKVSGSTCACFEPSLDYVVIKIPRWDLDKFENVEHSLATEMKSVGEVMSIGRSFEEALQKAVRMLDLGEPGIIGGKVYNSKMSKIDSLRMLKERRPYWFLYASKAFKEGATIDEVYEVTGINKFFLNKIKNLVDFYESIKNNKGLDQKTLSIAKRLGFSDYQIANAVGLSEKDIRELRQKYGIEPKVKQIDTLAGEWPAVTNYLYVTYNGTEDDIEFSNGIRKLLIVGAGGFRIGVSVEFDWGVVSLLDSASKYFNEVTIINYNPETVSTDWDIARKLYFDEISVERILDLVKKEKFNYVATFAGGQIGNTISKKLEENSVKLLGTSGHSVDIAEDREKFSRLLDKLGIKQPEWISARSIEEVRKFVDMVGYPVLVRPSYVLSGSAMRIVYNDTELVSYIKKATEISSEHPVVVSKYIDNAIEAEIDGASDGRGVYGVVLEHVEEAGVHSGDATISIPFKKLSPETVHKMKESIHSISRELNIKGPFNVQFVVKNGTPYIIEMNLRASRSMPFSSKVVGKNIIDLALTGVIKGFDFDEFVELKAKSWGVKSAQFSWAQLKGTYPFLGPEMRSTGEAASLGVDFYDALLKSWLSSSPNRLPDQKGIALVYGRSNLEYLQASARNLSEYGMTVYTLSDAPIYGYEVTSSGKSVELIKDRKVEIVVTDGYLKSLDYEVRRIAVDYNVPIILSGRLGEELTKAFLLRKSDMTFYEISEYGAGI; this is encoded by the coding sequence ATGCGTGAGAACGTAAAAAGAGTTTTAGTCATAGGTTCAGGTCCAATAAAAATAGCTGAGGCAGCAGAATTCGATTACTCAGGAAGTCAAGCACTAAAGGCTCTGAAAGAAGAAGGGATAGAAACAATATTAGTAAACTCTAACGTGGCGACAGTTCAGACGAGTAGAAAGTTTGCAGATAAACTCTACATGATTCCCGTCACCTGGTGGACTGTAGAGAAAGTGATAGAGAAGGAGAGACCAGATGCAATAATGATAGGTTTTGGTGGACAAACGGCACTGAATGTAGGTGTAGATTTATACAAGAAGGAGATACTGAAAAAATATGGCGTAAAAGTTCTAGGTACACCTGTAGAAGGTATAGAAAGAGCCCTAAGTAGGGAGAAATTCAGGGAAACAATGATTAACGTTAACCTACCTGTACCTCCTAGCCTTTCTGCAAGATCAGAAGAGGAGGCACTTGAGAAAGCAAGACAGATAGGCTATCCTGTAATGGTCAGGGTGAGCTTTAACTTAGGTGGAAGAGGCTCCACGGTGGCATGGAGTGAAGAAGATCTGAAAAGAGATATTGGTAGGGCATTAAGCCAGAGTTATATTCATGAAGTCCTCATAGAGAAGTACTTGCACCATTGGATTGAACTTGAGTATGAGGTAATGAGAGATAAACATGGAAATTCAGCAGTCATAGCGTGTATAGAGAATCTAGATCCAATGGGAGTTCACACCGGTGAGTCAACAGTTATCGCGCCATGCCAAACTTTGGATAATAAGGAGTTCCAAGACATGAGGAGTATGTCAATTGATGTGGCTAAATCTATTGATCTAGTAGGTGAATGCAATGTTCAATTCGCACTGAATCCTATAGCTTATGAGTATTATATAATAGAGACTAATCCAAGAATGTCGAGATCTAGTGCTTTGGCTAGCAAAGCAACAGGTTATCCTCTAGCCTATGTGTCAGCCAAACTAGCTTTAGGGTATGACCTGTATGAGGTCTTAAACAAAGTTTCTGGATCAACTTGTGCATGTTTTGAGCCCAGTTTAGATTATGTGGTAATAAAGATACCTAGATGGGATCTTGATAAGTTCGAGAATGTCGAGCACTCTTTAGCAACTGAAATGAAGAGTGTAGGAGAGGTAATGAGTATAGGTAGGTCATTTGAAGAGGCTCTTCAGAAAGCCGTTAGAATGTTAGACTTAGGAGAGCCTGGAATAATCGGCGGAAAAGTGTATAATTCGAAGATGTCTAAAATTGACTCATTAAGAATGTTAAAGGAAAGAAGACCATATTGGTTCCTTTATGCTTCAAAGGCTTTTAAAGAGGGTGCAACTATTGACGAAGTTTATGAAGTGACTGGTATTAATAAGTTCTTCCTCAACAAAATAAAGAATTTAGTAGATTTCTATGAAAGCATAAAGAACAATAAGGGATTAGACCAGAAGACGCTGTCAATTGCTAAACGTTTAGGCTTTAGTGATTATCAGATAGCTAACGCAGTAGGTCTAAGTGAGAAGGATATCAGGGAACTGAGGCAAAAGTATGGAATTGAGCCTAAGGTTAAGCAAATAGATACTCTAGCTGGCGAATGGCCTGCAGTTACAAACTACCTGTACGTGACTTATAACGGAACTGAGGACGACATTGAATTTTCCAACGGTATAAGAAAATTGCTTATTGTCGGCGCAGGTGGTTTTAGAATAGGTGTATCAGTAGAGTTTGATTGGGGTGTAGTTTCTCTACTAGACTCTGCCTCAAAGTATTTTAATGAAGTTACAATAATTAATTATAATCCTGAAACAGTCTCAACTGATTGGGATATCGCCAGGAAATTGTACTTTGATGAAATATCGGTGGAAAGGATTTTAGATCTTGTAAAGAAGGAGAAGTTTAACTATGTTGCGACATTCGCTGGAGGTCAGATAGGGAATACAATATCGAAGAAACTTGAAGAGAATAGTGTCAAATTACTGGGTACCTCTGGACACAGTGTGGATATAGCTGAGGATAGAGAAAAGTTTTCGAGACTACTTGATAAGCTAGGCATAAAGCAGCCTGAATGGATATCTGCGAGATCAATAGAGGAGGTAAGGAAATTTGTAGATATGGTTGGTTATCCAGTTTTGGTCAGACCAAGCTATGTCCTTAGCGGTTCAGCAATGAGAATAGTTTACAATGACACAGAACTAGTATCTTATATAAAGAAAGCCACAGAGATCTCTTCAGAACATCCTGTGGTAGTATCTAAATATATTGATAATGCAATAGAAGCTGAGATAGATGGTGCTTCTGATGGAAGAGGTGTTTATGGTGTTGTACTTGAGCATGTAGAGGAGGCAGGAGTGCATAGCGGCGATGCAACCATTAGTATACCATTTAAGAAGCTAAGTCCTGAAACAGTTCATAAAATGAAGGAGTCAATTCACTCAATTTCTCGTGAACTGAATATTAAGGGTCCATTTAATGTTCAATTCGTAGTTAAGAACGGAACTCCTTACATTATTGAAATGAACCTTAGAGCTAGTAGATCTATGCCATTCAGTAGTAAGGTAGTTGGGAAGAACATAATTGACCTCGCTCTTACAGGCGTGATAAAGGGATTTGACTTTGATGAGTTTGTTGAACTTAAGGCAAAATCATGGGGAGTCAAATCAGCTCAATTCTCATGGGCGCAGTTGAAGGGCACATATCCCTTCTTAGGTCCTGAGATGAGAAGCACTGGAGAAGCTGCATCGTTAGGTGTAGATTTCTATGATGCTTTACTGAAGAGCTGGCTGTCTTCGTCTCCAAATAGATTACCTGATCAAAAAGGTATTGCCTTAGTTTATGGAAGATCTAATCTGGAGTACTTACAAGCGTCTGCAAGAAACCTATCTGAATACGGTATGACGGTCTATACTCTCTCTGATGCTCCTATCTATGGTTATGAAGTTACAAGTAGTGGTAAAAGCGTAGAACTAATTAAAGACAGAAAAGTTGAAATAGTTGTAACCGATGGATATCTTAAAAGCTTAGATTATGAGGTGAGGCGTATTGCCGTTGATTATAACGTACCTATAATATTAAGTGGTAGGTTAGGTGAGGAGTTGACAAAGGCATTCTTATTAAGAAAAAGTGACATGACTTTCTATGAAATAAGCGAGTATGGGGCAGGTATATGA